One part of the Vicia villosa cultivar HV-30 ecotype Madison, WI linkage group LG6, Vvil1.0, whole genome shotgun sequence genome encodes these proteins:
- the LOC131613637 gene encoding uncharacterized protein LOC131613637 yields MEVGLAKSFWGLKDCEWSAVGSEGRSGGLLTIWSKGTIEPIFSFKDKGILGVNADWKGTNCYFVNIYSSCCIAEKRVLWDRLLEWKQHFPVGEWIIGGDFNAIKKGEERRGKVQSSRVEMEEFSKFIELMEVVDLPMLGNKFTWLNSNGRARSRIDRILLSEGIIKLWNAVAQVTGKRDVSNHRPVWVKSSNVDWGPKPFKVFKCWFEHGDFLKFVKTEWNSHNEDGTSAFVLKEKLKRLRERLRWWNRNVFGWVDMKFDEDVEEINVLEDDDIVVTTQLSKEMEERGRKLQESIWRNLNHKESILKQKSRMKWVKEGDNNSKYFHSVVKARTRRNSIVSIRTEPGVIEEVEEVKRGVKDHFEKRFRKSVNPRPSLTGVEFNKLSEAERLQLDEEFTREEIKEVVFSCDGDKSPGPDGFNIDFIKRMLGICG; encoded by the coding sequence ATGGAGGTGGGCTTAGCGAAAAGTTTCTGGGGTTTGAAGGACTGTGAGTGGTCTGCAGTAGGTTCTGAAGGTCGATCTGGGGGGTTACTAACAATTTGGAGTAAGGGAACAATTGAACCTATTTTCAGCTTTAAAGACAAAGGAATTCTGGGAGTAAATGCGGACTGGAAAGGTACGAATTGCTACTTTGTCAACATTTATTCTTCTTGTTGTATAGCTGAAAAAAGAGTACTGTGGGATCGATTATTGGAGTGGAAACAACATTTTCCAGTTGGAGAGTGGATAATTGGGGGTGACTTTAATGCAATAAAAAAGGGAGAAGAAAGAAGGGGGAAGGTTCAGTCTAGCAGGGTAGAAATGGAGGAGTTTTCTAAGTTCATTGAATTAATGGAGGTGGTGGATTTGCCAATGTTAGGGAACAAATTTACATGGTTAAATTCAAATGGTAGAGCGCGTAGTAGGATTGACAGAATACTATTATCGGAAGGCATCATTAAATTATGGAATGCAGTGGCTCAGGTGACTGGGAAAAGGGATGTATCAAATCATAGGCCGGTGTGGGTGAAGTCTAGTAATGTGGATTGGGGACCCAAACCCTTCAAAGTGTTTAAATGCTGGTTTGAACATGGAGATTTTTTGAAGTTTGTAAAGACGGAATGGAATTCACACAACGAGGATGGAACAAGTGCCTTTGTACTTAAGGAAAAACTTAAAAGGTTAAGAGAGAGATTAAGGTGGTGGAACCGTAATGTTTTTGGATGGGTTGATATGAAATTTGATGAAGATGTGGAGGAGATCAATGTGTTAGAAGATGATGATATAGTGGTAACAACTCAGCTAAGTAAGGAGATGGAGGAGAGAGGTAGGAAACTACAAGAAAGTATTTGGAGGAACCTAAATCATAAAGAGAGCATTCTAAAGCAAAAATCAAGGATGAAGTGGGTAAAAGAAGGAGACAATAATTCAAAGTATTTCCATTCGGTAGTAAAAGCAAGGACAAGAAGAAACTCAATAGTTTCTATACGGACAGAACCGGGAGTCATAGAGGAGGTCGAGGAGGTGAAAAGAGGGGTGAAAGATCATTTTGAGAAGAGGTTTAGAAAGAGTGTGAATCCAAGACCAAGTCTAACGGGAGTAGAGTTTAACAAATTGTCCGAGGCAGAGAGGTTGCAGCTGGATGAAGAGTTCACAAGGGAGGAAATTAAAGAAGTAGTGTTTAGTTGCGATGGCGACAAAAGCCCAGGGCCAGACGGGTTCAACATCGATTTCATTAAAAGAATGCTGGGAATTTGTGGGTAA